Proteins encoded by one window of Sphaerodactylus townsendi isolate TG3544 linkage group LG04, MPM_Stown_v2.3, whole genome shotgun sequence:
- the MSL3 gene encoding male-specific lethal 3 homolog isoform X2 codes for MTSRGMKFKFHKGERVLCFEPDPTKAKVLYDAKIVDIVIGKDEKGRKIPEYLIHFNGWNRSWDRWAAEDHVLRDTDENRRLQRKLARKAVARMRRKGKKGRCRLPGVDSVLKSLPAEENEESSGNSISSSSDGSDEGTDEEIKSEESDIDEKSEMKEEQETHTKREMEEKAINIEIPEILKKKLEEDCYYINRRKRLVKLPCQTNIITILESYVKHFAINAAFSANERSRHHQISSHANLNLHYVPPEKNVELCKEMVDGLRITFDFTLALILLYPYEQAQFKKVTSSKFFLPIKECVANTNRNQEELSPSPPLLNPSTPQSTDSQPVAGESATPKRRKTEPEILQSLRRSTRHTSNCDRLSESSASPQPKRRNIETPASMPKLFLHLEKKTPVHSGSSSPITLTPSKEGSAVFAGFEGRRNNELNEVLSWKLMPENYPLDDQPPPPSYIYGSQHLLRMFVKLPEILGKMSFPDKNLKALVKHFELFLRFLAEYHDDFFPESAYVAACEAYYSTKNPRAIY; via the exons ATTGTTGACATTGTTATTGGGAAGgatgagaaaggaagaaagattcCAGAATATCTGATCCATTTTAATGGTTGGAACAGAAG CTGGGACAGATGGGCAGCCGAAGATCATGTTCTTCGTGATACTGATGAAAACCGCAGATTACAACGTAAATTGGCAAGGAAAGCTGTGGCTCGCAT gagaagaaaaggaaagaaagggcgTTGCAGGTTGCCTGGTGTTGACTCTGTGTTGAAAAGCCTTCCTGCTGAAGAGAATGAAGAAAGCAGTGGAAACT CTATAAGCAGTTCTTCTGATGGCAGTGATGAAGGCACAGATGAAGAAATAAAAAGTGAAGAAAGTGACATTGATGAGAAATCAGAAATG aaagaagaacaagaaactCATACTAAAAGGGAGATGGAAGAAAAAGCAATAAATATTGAAATtcctgaaatcttaaaaaagaaGCTTGAAGAAGATTGTTACTATATAAACAGGAGAAAACGG CTAGTGAAACTGCCATGTCAGACAAATATAATAACCATCCTGGAGTCATATGTGAAGCATTTTGCCATTaatgctgctttttcagccaatgAAAGATCTCGACACCATCAAATATCTTCACATGCTAACCTGAATCTTCACTATGTCCCTCCAGAAAAGAA TGTTGAGTTATGCAAAGAAATGGTGGATGGGTTAAGAATCACCTTTGACTTCACTCTTGCATTGATTCTACTCTATCCTTATGAGCAAGCCCAATTTAAGAAAGTGACTTCTTCCAAGTTCTTTCTTCCAATTAAAGAGTGTGTAGCAAACACTAACAG AAATCAAGAAGAGCTTTCCCCAAGTCCACCTCTTCTGAATCCATCAACTCCACAGTCCACAGACAGCCAACCTGTAGCAGGAGAGTCTGCAACACCTAAGCGACGGAAAACTGAACCTGAAATCTTGCAGTCCCTCAGGCGTTCTACCCGTCATACATCCAATTGTGACAGACTGTCAGAAAGTAGTGCTTCTCCACAGCCAAAGCGGCGAAATATTGAGACTCCAGCTTCAATGCCAAAATTGTTTTTGCATCTTGAAAAGA AAACCCCTGTCCACAGCGGATCCTCTTCGCCCATTACATTGACTCCCAGTAAAGAAGGCAGTGCCGTATTTGCTGGTTTTGAAGGTAGAAGAAACAATGAACTCAATGAG GTGTTGTCGTGGAAACTGATGCCAGAGAACTATCCCCTAGATGATCAACCACCGCCACCCTCTTACATTTATGGGTCTCAGCATTTGCTACGAATGTTTG TAAAGCTTCCAGAGATTCTTGGGAAGATGAGCTTTCCAGACAAAAACTTAAAGGCATTAGTAAAGCACTTTGAATTGTTCCTAAG GTTTTTAGCAGAATACCACGATGACTTCTTCCCAGAATCTGCTTATGTTGCTGCTTGTGAGGCCTACTACAGCACAAAGAATCCACGTGCCATCTACTGA
- the MSL3 gene encoding male-specific lethal 3 homolog isoform X1, producing MTSRGMKFKFHKGERVLCFEPDPTKAKVLYDAKIVDIVIGKDEKGRKIPEYLIHFNGWNRSWDRWAAEDHVLRDTDENRRLQRKLARKAVARMRRKGKKGRCRLPGVDSVLKSLPAEENEESSGNSAISSSSDGSDEGTDEEIKSEESDIDEKSEMKEEQETHTKREMEEKAINIEIPEILKKKLEEDCYYINRRKRLVKLPCQTNIITILESYVKHFAINAAFSANERSRHHQISSHANLNLHYVPPEKNVELCKEMVDGLRITFDFTLALILLYPYEQAQFKKVTSSKFFLPIKECVANTNRNQEELSPSPPLLNPSTPQSTDSQPVAGESATPKRRKTEPEILQSLRRSTRHTSNCDRLSESSASPQPKRRNIETPASMPKLFLHLEKKTPVHSGSSSPITLTPSKEGSAVFAGFEGRRNNELNEVLSWKLMPENYPLDDQPPPPSYIYGSQHLLRMFVKLPEILGKMSFPDKNLKALVKHFELFLRFLAEYHDDFFPESAYVAACEAYYSTKNPRAIY from the exons ATTGTTGACATTGTTATTGGGAAGgatgagaaaggaagaaagattcCAGAATATCTGATCCATTTTAATGGTTGGAACAGAAG CTGGGACAGATGGGCAGCCGAAGATCATGTTCTTCGTGATACTGATGAAAACCGCAGATTACAACGTAAATTGGCAAGGAAAGCTGTGGCTCGCAT gagaagaaaaggaaagaaagggcgTTGCAGGTTGCCTGGTGTTGACTCTGTGTTGAAAAGCCTTCCTGCTGAAGAGAATGAAGAAAGCAGTGGAAACT CAGCTATAAGCAGTTCTTCTGATGGCAGTGATGAAGGCACAGATGAAGAAATAAAAAGTGAAGAAAGTGACATTGATGAGAAATCAGAAATG aaagaagaacaagaaactCATACTAAAAGGGAGATGGAAGAAAAAGCAATAAATATTGAAATtcctgaaatcttaaaaaagaaGCTTGAAGAAGATTGTTACTATATAAACAGGAGAAAACGG CTAGTGAAACTGCCATGTCAGACAAATATAATAACCATCCTGGAGTCATATGTGAAGCATTTTGCCATTaatgctgctttttcagccaatgAAAGATCTCGACACCATCAAATATCTTCACATGCTAACCTGAATCTTCACTATGTCCCTCCAGAAAAGAA TGTTGAGTTATGCAAAGAAATGGTGGATGGGTTAAGAATCACCTTTGACTTCACTCTTGCATTGATTCTACTCTATCCTTATGAGCAAGCCCAATTTAAGAAAGTGACTTCTTCCAAGTTCTTTCTTCCAATTAAAGAGTGTGTAGCAAACACTAACAG AAATCAAGAAGAGCTTTCCCCAAGTCCACCTCTTCTGAATCCATCAACTCCACAGTCCACAGACAGCCAACCTGTAGCAGGAGAGTCTGCAACACCTAAGCGACGGAAAACTGAACCTGAAATCTTGCAGTCCCTCAGGCGTTCTACCCGTCATACATCCAATTGTGACAGACTGTCAGAAAGTAGTGCTTCTCCACAGCCAAAGCGGCGAAATATTGAGACTCCAGCTTCAATGCCAAAATTGTTTTTGCATCTTGAAAAGA AAACCCCTGTCCACAGCGGATCCTCTTCGCCCATTACATTGACTCCCAGTAAAGAAGGCAGTGCCGTATTTGCTGGTTTTGAAGGTAGAAGAAACAATGAACTCAATGAG GTGTTGTCGTGGAAACTGATGCCAGAGAACTATCCCCTAGATGATCAACCACCGCCACCCTCTTACATTTATGGGTCTCAGCATTTGCTACGAATGTTTG TAAAGCTTCCAGAGATTCTTGGGAAGATGAGCTTTCCAGACAAAAACTTAAAGGCATTAGTAAAGCACTTTGAATTGTTCCTAAG GTTTTTAGCAGAATACCACGATGACTTCTTCCCAGAATCTGCTTATGTTGCTGCTTGTGAGGCCTACTACAGCACAAAGAATCCACGTGCCATCTACTGA
- the MSL3 gene encoding male-specific lethal 3 homolog isoform X3: protein MEEKAINIEIPEILKKKLEEDCYYINRRKRLVKLPCQTNIITILESYVKHFAINAAFSANERSRHHQISSHANLNLHYVPPEKNVELCKEMVDGLRITFDFTLALILLYPYEQAQFKKVTSSKFFLPIKECVANTNRNQEELSPSPPLLNPSTPQSTDSQPVAGESATPKRRKTEPEILQSLRRSTRHTSNCDRLSESSASPQPKRRNIETPASMPKLFLHLEKKTPVHSGSSSPITLTPSKEGSAVFAGFEGRRNNELNEVLSWKLMPENYPLDDQPPPPSYIYGSQHLLRMFVKLPEILGKMSFPDKNLKALVKHFELFLRFLAEYHDDFFPESAYVAACEAYYSTKNPRAIY from the exons ATGGAAGAAAAAGCAATAAATATTGAAATtcctgaaatcttaaaaaagaaGCTTGAAGAAGATTGTTACTATATAAACAGGAGAAAACGG CTAGTGAAACTGCCATGTCAGACAAATATAATAACCATCCTGGAGTCATATGTGAAGCATTTTGCCATTaatgctgctttttcagccaatgAAAGATCTCGACACCATCAAATATCTTCACATGCTAACCTGAATCTTCACTATGTCCCTCCAGAAAAGAA TGTTGAGTTATGCAAAGAAATGGTGGATGGGTTAAGAATCACCTTTGACTTCACTCTTGCATTGATTCTACTCTATCCTTATGAGCAAGCCCAATTTAAGAAAGTGACTTCTTCCAAGTTCTTTCTTCCAATTAAAGAGTGTGTAGCAAACACTAACAG AAATCAAGAAGAGCTTTCCCCAAGTCCACCTCTTCTGAATCCATCAACTCCACAGTCCACAGACAGCCAACCTGTAGCAGGAGAGTCTGCAACACCTAAGCGACGGAAAACTGAACCTGAAATCTTGCAGTCCCTCAGGCGTTCTACCCGTCATACATCCAATTGTGACAGACTGTCAGAAAGTAGTGCTTCTCCACAGCCAAAGCGGCGAAATATTGAGACTCCAGCTTCAATGCCAAAATTGTTTTTGCATCTTGAAAAGA AAACCCCTGTCCACAGCGGATCCTCTTCGCCCATTACATTGACTCCCAGTAAAGAAGGCAGTGCCGTATTTGCTGGTTTTGAAGGTAGAAGAAACAATGAACTCAATGAG GTGTTGTCGTGGAAACTGATGCCAGAGAACTATCCCCTAGATGATCAACCACCGCCACCCTCTTACATTTATGGGTCTCAGCATTTGCTACGAATGTTTG TAAAGCTTCCAGAGATTCTTGGGAAGATGAGCTTTCCAGACAAAAACTTAAAGGCATTAGTAAAGCACTTTGAATTGTTCCTAAG GTTTTTAGCAGAATACCACGATGACTTCTTCCCAGAATCTGCTTATGTTGCTGCTTGTGAGGCCTACTACAGCACAAAGAATCCACGTGCCATCTACTGA